The following nucleotide sequence is from Deltaproteobacteria bacterium.
CTCTGAACGCCTAACTTCTTTTTCCCCCCCGCCCTTCCCTTAGGACTTTCACCCTTTTCCCCGGCGTTTCGATTTTTATCTCTTTTCGCCGAACTCCGAACTCCGAACTTCATTCCCGCTTCTTTTCCCTTGACACCTCAGCCGCTTATATTCTACATTCCCTAAAAGCCTTAATCTTATAAACCCCCTTCATCAAGATCTTGAGGAGATTTATGGCCCTGCCCCATGCCTCAAAAGATCCACCCGCCCACCCAGCCATTTCTCTCGGCTATAAGCCTTTACCAGCAACCAGGTCCAAAATCCTCTTTAGTCTAAACCCATATGGCCACTTTCAGCGCGCGATGCGGAACATGAGAATGGTTTTTGACGAACACCGAACGCTCAACGACGAACGGACTGCTATAAATGATTTAGGCAGGATATGAAATTATAAGGGTAGAGGACAAGATAGACAACATGAATTATTTTATGGAGATTTGGAGGATTCCCAGAGGTCGTTTAAGTTATCCAGAAACTTTAAAACTTTATATTATGCGGGCAAGGTGATTTTAACAAATAGTGATCTATTCGGTGTTTGAAATGAAACAATGCTACCTTTGCGGCAAGTCCCTTAAAAAGAACAGTAATAAAAGCAAAGACCATACTCCACCAGATTCCATTTTCCCAAATGAGAAACCTAAAAATCTAATCACCATTCCTTGCTGCATTGCCTGTAACGCAGAATTCGCGCCGATCGACGAAAAAATGAGAAACTTTTTTGCAATACTAGCAGGAGATAAATCTGGTGAGATTGGCACGTTAGCGCAGAATCAAGTGTTAACAAAGAAAAGACTTCGGCAAGAGTTCCTCTCGTATACCAAAGAGCATCCTTCTTTAGTTGATGATAATGGCAACTCAAGACTTGTTTTCTACTTCAATGACGAAGAGCTTGAGCGCTGGCTCATCCGATTGGTAAAAGGGCTTTTTTACCATCACAACAAACATAGAATAGACGAGAAAACCACATATCGAGTCAAGAAGCATTCCGATTTATTGCCTCAACCGAGTTATACCTTCCCAATGGAAAGAGGCCTGGAGTTTAGGCCTTATTTTGTTTACGGAATTATCCAGGAAGAAAAAACTGATTTCTGGGTGTTCATATTTTATGATCATTTAATGTTTAGTGTTACCGCTAACTTTACAAGTAAAAGACAAAATTGTGGCGAGTAAGGAGGTTGAAAACGATGAGTGCGATCAAACTTGATGCCCGTATTAAGCAAGACTTGCGTGCGACATATGAAACGATTATGCGGAACGGCGAATTGCTTTCCGTTGACCGCATCCGGGTATCCTACGAGGTATTCCGAGACCGGTTCGGACCGGATAAGTTGGGGGCATTAGATGGCGACGCGCTTCTCCAGGCGATGCATAGTCACGGCAACAAGGACAGTCTGGTCTACTGGCTTGAGTTCAAGAACGACGAGGATTTCCCTGGCCAGGTTTTTGGAAGTATCTCCGGCGGAAGTGCCCACAAGTTTGGATTGTTCAAGCGGAAGGAAACCGGGCAGTGGGTCACAGGAGGTCCGCGGAAGGAAGAAAACATTGACGAGCCTCATGCTGTGGCTATTGCTCGGAAGCATCGCGATCAACTGCTCGCCGGCGTAGCGGTACTTGAGAAACTTGCGGTGGGTGCGGATGACGCGGCATACCGTGGATTGCAGAACGACTTGGGTCGGGTCGCGCCCGACCTCTATAACCTAGCGTGGGCGCACAAGTACTTCAGTCTCCTCTTTCCGGAGAAACTGGACGACTACCATAATGCGGAATACCAGCGGTTCCACCTGATCAAGCTCCTACAGAAACCACCCGAAGATGATGGATTGTATGTATGCGCTGGACGGTTTGTGAATCTGGCAACCTTGCTTGGCTTGCCGTTGATTCAACTGACAGCGGTGTTGAACAAGCGGAATGGCCGGCCGATCCGATACTGGCGCATGGGTACTCGTCTGGGCGCGACGGAGAGCATTTGGCAGGACATGCTAAATGGCCCCTATGTGGCGATTGGATGGGAGGCGATTGGTGATCTGTCCGGACTTCGGACGGCGGAGGACGTCAGAGGGGAGATTCGGAAATTGTTGGAGCAACACTATCCAGGGGACCCCAAGGTCGTTTCCCGAAAGGCGGGGGAGATTCGTAACTTCCTAACGGAGATTAAAGAGGGGGACGGCGACATCGTGGTGGCGGCGGATGGCGAGACAGTATTGGCTATTGGGAGGGTGACGGGTCCTTATCGGTTCGAGAACACAGCTCCGACAGGTGCACCACATCGGCGATCCGTGACATGGGTCTCCACGGCGGAATGGAAGATGCCTGAGAGCGAAGGGTTGCGAACAACGGTTTTCCCTTTGAAGAAGCACGTAGAGAACTTGATCGAGATCGAACGGCGGTCGTTGGATGGAGCCGTTACTCCCACCACGGTGGTCAGGCCAGCGGGTGTGCCTGTTGCGGGTCCACAACGGTTGGAGGGTATTCCTGGTCGGATGCAGTCGATTCTGGAACGGAAAGGACAAGCGATTCTTTACGGACCGCCCGGGACTGGAAAGACGTACTGGGCCAGACAGACGGCGTTCGATCTAGCGGCGTTGGGAGCTTATGGGCG
It contains:
- a CDS encoding AAA family ATPase gives rise to the protein MSAIKLDARIKQDLRATYETIMRNGELLSVDRIRVSYEVFRDRFGPDKLGALDGDALLQAMHSHGNKDSLVYWLEFKNDEDFPGQVFGSISGGSAHKFGLFKRKETGQWVTGGPRKEENIDEPHAVAIARKHRDQLLAGVAVLEKLAVGADDAAYRGLQNDLGRVAPDLYNLAWAHKYFSLLFPEKLDDYHNAEYQRFHLIKLLQKPPEDDGLYVCAGRFVNLATLLGLPLIQLTAVLNKRNGRPIRYWRMGTRLGATESIWQDMLNGPYVAIGWEAIGDLSGLRTAEDVRGEIRKLLEQHYPGDPKVVSRKAGEIRNFLTEIKEGDGDIVVAADGETVLAIGRVTGPYRFENTAPTGAPHRRSVTWVSTAEWKMPESEGLRTTVFPLKKHVENLIEIERRSLDGAVTPTTVVRPAGVPVAGPQRLEGIPGRMQSILERKGQAILYGPPGTGKTYWARQTAFDLAALGAYGRLFGDLSPEEKTKVDGNDTVAGLVRCCTFHPSYGYEDFIEGYRPKSIGGQLSFTLERGIFQAICEDARGKSEKYVLLIDEINRGDIPRIFGELLTLLELDKRGQSVVLPLSGKLFAVPANLYVVGTMNTADRSIALLDTALRRRFGFVELMPDVEVFRNALIGESIPLGPWLAALNGRIRGHLGRDGRNLQIGHAYLLEGGKPVTDFARFVRILADDIIPLVGEYCYEDYGALTQILGVGLVDEARQRIREELFVLARREELVQALLAPSPEIVTSPDAVAVTEVADDPDDPETKGNES